A genome region from Clostridium pasteurianum includes the following:
- a CDS encoding PTS mannose/fructose/sorbose/N-acetylgalactosamine transporter subunit IIC — protein MNITIIQALLITLMVIIVVYDSMNLQWLIFASSPVLGGFLTGLILGDYKTGLAVGATLQLMSLGIGAYGGASVPDYFTGAVIGTAFAVGNGQGVNAGIAVSVPVSLLAMQLDILYRIINTFFIHRAMKYGNDLKMKKMYTNMLFGIIPLVLSKALPVFIAVTLGKGVITDVLNMLPKWFTGGMSVAGGLLPIVGIAILLRYMPTKENIAFMIVGFVLVAYLKVPMLGVALIGLSAAIISFKSNIRFQSLSKMKAAVPAVGSIEEEDDDDGYED, from the coding sequence ATGAATATTACTATCATACAGGCACTATTAATTACCTTGATGGTTATAATAGTTGTTTATGATTCAATGAACCTTCAGTGGCTTATATTTGCGTCATCTCCAGTTTTAGGAGGATTCCTTACGGGACTTATATTAGGTGATTATAAAACTGGACTTGCAGTAGGAGCGACACTTCAACTTATGTCACTTGGAATAGGTGCTTATGGAGGAGCATCAGTGCCAGATTATTTTACAGGTGCGGTAATTGGAACAGCATTTGCAGTTGGAAATGGTCAGGGAGTTAATGCTGGAATAGCAGTAAGTGTACCAGTATCACTTTTAGCAATGCAGCTTGATATTTTATATAGAATAATAAATACATTTTTTATACACAGAGCAATGAAATATGGAAACGATTTAAAGATGAAAAAAATGTACACGAACATGTTATTTGGTATAATTCCTCTCGTGTTATCAAAAGCGCTGCCTGTATTTATAGCAGTTACACTTGGAAAAGGTGTGATAACAGATGTTTTAAACATGCTTCCTAAATGGTTTACAGGAGGAATGAGCGTAGCTGGCGGATTACTTCCTATAGTTGGTATTGCAATTCTTCTAAGATATATGCCTACAAAAGAAAATATAGCATTTATGATAGTTGGTTTTGTATTAGTAGCATATCTTAAGGTTCCAATGTTAGGAGTAGCCTTAATTGGATTATCAGCAGCTATTATATCATTTAAATCAAACATAAGATTTCAAAGTTTAAGCAAAATGAAGGCGGCTGTGCCTGCTGTAGGAAGTATAGAAGAGGAGGATGATGACGATGGATACGAAGACTAA
- the bglS gene encoding beta-glucanase, whose product MLKKKLKTTICAVLTFGALVSTSLLSTNVFASTRFTDNFDFYNTSIWSKSDGWTNGNMFNCTWRAGNVNFGGGTMTLSINRDTQGGTTPYSGGEYRSVNRYGYGLYQVNMQPAGHSGVDSSFFTYTGPSDNNPWDEIDIEFLGKDTTEVQFNYFTNGVGNHEHLYRLGFDASRGYHTYAFNWQPNYIAWLVDGREVYRATNNIPTHSGKIMMNLWPGTGVDSWLGRYDGVTPIYAHYNWASYTSN is encoded by the coding sequence ATGTTAAAGAAAAAGTTAAAAACTACAATTTGTGCTGTATTGACATTTGGTGCTTTGGTTTCAACAAGTTTATTGTCAACAAATGTTTTTGCATCAACTAGGTTTACGGATAACTTTGATTTTTACAATACAAGTATATGGTCAAAGTCTGATGGTTGGACAAATGGTAATATGTTCAATTGTACTTGGAGAGCTGGCAATGTAAACTTTGGTGGAGGAACAATGACACTTTCTATAAATAGGGATACACAAGGAGGAACAACACCTTATTCAGGAGGGGAATACCGTTCTGTTAATAGATATGGTTATGGACTTTATCAGGTAAACATGCAGCCGGCAGGTCATAGCGGAGTAGACTCTTCATTCTTTACTTATACAGGTCCTAGCGACAATAATCCATGGGATGAAATAGACATAGAATTTTTAGGAAAAGATACTACAGAAGTACAGTTTAATTATTTTACAAATGGAGTAGGAAATCATGAACATCTTTATAGATTAGGGTTTGATGCATCAAGGGGGTATCATACTTATGCTTTTAATTGGCAGCCTAACTATATTGCATGGCTAGTTGATGGAAGAGAAGTATATAGAGCAACAAATAACATTCCAACACATTCTGGCAAAATTATGATGAATTTATGGCCAGGAACTGGTGTAGATTCTTGGTTAGGTAGGTATGATGGAGTAACACCAATATATGCACATTATAATTGGGCATCATACACTTCCAATTAA
- a CDS encoding neutral/alkaline non-lysosomal ceramidase N-terminal domain-containing protein, producing the protein MLNISTHNFKITPSFPSALAGYVRSQKSNGVHDDLYTKMLLLKDDNFCSIFIQFDLCMVEEKLSDLIKKNILDLYPELNINDINLFTIHTHSGPSEFVFDPSKPQLFNKNVTVLEEDINTYKEEIISEILKGVKELFKNLKPVHVKYTKGTIDGLYSNRNYKDKVTDKRYTLFKFYDNENKIQAEVLNISCHPTILGPNNLLISADLFGELSNKIKEKHKVVPMFMNGACANISTRMCRKGTDFSEVKRVANELFDQISSNTDEHELVLSYKKSFSISEKIDFIPDIDNLMSRRKYLEDKIKGRGKPDPTRDKVPISEIEAINSKINGGELHFTANIKVEVYGELCIVYFPGELDSNLGLKIKNASPYKNTIIVCYANGYNGYFVGKDEYGKTFETYVSNAPCGKAEEIVDNIIDTIMKSKDKL; encoded by the coding sequence ATGCTTAATATTTCAACACATAATTTTAAAATAACACCTAGTTTTCCTTCAGCACTAGCTGGATATGTCAGAAGTCAAAAATCTAATGGAGTACATGACGATTTATATACTAAGATGCTTCTTCTTAAAGATGATAATTTTTGCAGCATTTTTATACAATTTGATTTGTGTATGGTTGAAGAAAAATTGTCTGATCTTATTAAGAAAAACATTTTAGATTTATATCCAGAACTTAATATTAATGATATAAATTTATTTACAATTCATACACATTCTGGACCGAGTGAATTTGTATTTGATCCTTCAAAACCTCAACTTTTTAATAAGAATGTTACTGTACTTGAGGAAGATATAAATACTTATAAGGAAGAAATAATAAGCGAGATCCTAAAAGGTGTTAAAGAATTATTTAAAAATTTAAAACCGGTACATGTAAAATATACAAAGGGAACTATAGATGGTCTTTATAGCAACAGAAATTATAAGGATAAAGTAACAGATAAGAGATATACATTATTTAAATTTTATGATAATGAGAATAAAATTCAAGCAGAGGTACTAAATATATCATGCCATCCAACGATTTTGGGACCTAATAATTTACTTATAAGTGCAGATTTGTTTGGTGAATTAAGTAATAAAATTAAAGAAAAGCATAAGGTAGTTCCTATGTTTATGAATGGTGCATGTGCTAACATAAGTACCAGAATGTGCAGAAAAGGAACAGATTTTAGCGAGGTTAAAAGAGTTGCAAATGAATTATTTGATCAGATAAGCAGTAATACTGATGAACATGAGCTTGTTTTAAGCTACAAGAAAAGTTTTAGTATATCTGAAAAAATAGATTTCATTCCGGATATAGATAATCTTATGAGTAGAAGGAAATACCTTGAAGATAAAATTAAAGGGAGAGGAAAACCAGATCCGACAAGGGACAAGGTTCCAATATCAGAAATAGAAGCTATAAACAGCAAAATTAATGGAGGGGAATTACATTTTACTGCCAATATAAAAGTAGAAGTATACGGAGAACTTTGTATTGTTTATTTTCCAGGAGAATTGGACTCGAATTTGGGACTTAAGATAAAAAATGCTAGCCCATATAAAAACACAATAATAGTTTGTTATGCCAATGGTTATAATGGTTATTTTGTAGGAAAAGATGAATACGGCAAAACTTTTGAGACTTATGTAAGTAATGCACCATGTGGAAAAGCAGAAGAGATAGTTGATAATATAATAGATACTATAATGAAAAGCAAGGATAAATTATAA
- a CDS encoding PTS sugar transporter subunit IIA: protein MRKYLIISHNKLAEGMKNTVEFFSGENKELYFINCYIDNEPVGEKLKRFIQKLNYGDELIIFTDLIGGSVNQEAIKLLGQDKIHVISGFNLALVLEVLLLDKDSKLDEEIPLIVEKARKNICYMNTYKFEVEDED from the coding sequence GTGAGAAAATACTTAATAATTTCCCATAATAAGCTGGCAGAGGGAATGAAAAATACAGTGGAGTTTTTTTCAGGAGAAAACAAGGAATTATATTTTATTAATTGTTACATTGATAATGAACCAGTAGGTGAAAAGCTCAAAAGGTTTATACAGAAACTTAATTATGGTGACGAACTTATAATATTTACAGACTTAATTGGAGGCAGTGTTAATCAAGAAGCTATAAAATTATTAGGTCAGGATAAAATTCACGTTATATCAGGTTTCAATTTAGCGTTGGTGCTTGAGGTACTTTTACTTGATAAGGATAGCAAATTAGATGAAGAAATTCCATTAATAGTGGAGAAGGCAAGAAAAAATATATGTTATATGAATACTTATAAATTTGAAGTTGAAGATGAAGACTAA
- a CDS encoding PTS system mannose/fructose/N-acetylgalactosamine-transporter subunit IIB — MIIHVRIDERLIHGQVATMWTNNLKASRIMVVDDSAAKDDMVKMSLKLATPDGVKLSILSAKKAAANILNGKYEGQRVFLIAKRPETLVKLIELGVELTQINVGNMSHSEGKQKITNTISVTKEDVEAFKKLEGMGIKLTAQLVPSHPSENFMELLKKNTK, encoded by the coding sequence ATGATTATACATGTAAGAATTGATGAAAGACTTATTCATGGGCAGGTTGCTACTATGTGGACTAATAATCTCAAGGCTTCAAGGATTATGGTTGTTGATGACAGTGCAGCAAAGGATGATATGGTTAAAATGTCACTTAAGCTTGCAACACCTGATGGCGTGAAATTATCAATATTATCTGCAAAAAAAGCAGCGGCAAATATACTAAATGGCAAATATGAAGGTCAGAGAGTTTTCCTTATAGCAAAGAGACCGGAAACTTTAGTTAAATTAATAGAATTAGGCGTAGAACTTACACAGATTAATGTTGGCAACATGAGTCACAGTGAAGGAAAACAAAAGATTACAAATACAATATCTGTAACAAAGGAAGACGTTGAGGCATTTAAAAAACTTGAAGGTATGGGGATTAAACTTACAGCACAACTTGTACCGTCGCATCCATCAGAAAATTTTATGGAATTACTAAAGAAAAATACAAAGTAG
- a CDS encoding PTS system mannose/fructose/sorbose family transporter subunit IID: protein MDTKTNEKDSSITKKDVRKAAIRWITLDQCCWNYETMQSAGVVTCLGPALEKIYKNDKEKLKKALKAHFQFFNTNPITGGIIMGATLAIEEKQQNPDSNTANSIKTGLMGPLAGVGDSVFFVIPFTVFGALAAYMAKSGSPLGMLIGLAFGTVMLYIRYLLFTLGYKEGIKFITSLSDQLKNITQSAGILGLTVIGALIPSTVKANVPLVIKVGKATSKIQTTLDMAMPYLVPVLLTWLVYWLLGRKKMTSTKIILIVIVFAIVAYNLQILG from the coding sequence ATGGATACGAAGACTAATGAAAAGGATTCCAGTATAACTAAAAAGGATGTTAGAAAAGCAGCTATTAGATGGATTACACTTGACCAATGCTGTTGGAATTATGAAACTATGCAGAGCGCAGGAGTTGTAACGTGCCTTGGACCTGCCCTTGAAAAGATATATAAAAATGATAAGGAAAAATTAAAAAAGGCTCTAAAAGCACATTTTCAGTTCTTTAACACTAATCCTATTACCGGTGGAATTATTATGGGCGCTACTTTAGCGATTGAGGAAAAGCAGCAAAATCCTGATAGTAATACTGCAAATAGTATAAAAACAGGACTTATGGGACCTCTAGCTGGAGTAGGTGATTCAGTATTCTTTGTAATACCATTTACAGTGTTCGGAGCCCTTGCAGCTTATATGGCGAAATCGGGAAGCCCGCTTGGAATGCTTATAGGACTTGCATTTGGTACAGTAATGCTTTATATAAGATATTTATTATTTACACTTGGATATAAAGAAGGTATAAAATTTATAACTTCATTAAGTGATCAGCTTAAGAATATAACTCAGTCAGCAGGGATACTAGGTCTTACAGTAATAGGAGCACTTATACCTAGTACTGTAAAAGCAAATGTTCCACTAGTTATTAAAGTTGGAAAAGCTACTTCAAAGATTCAAACAACATTAGACATGGCTATGCCTTACCTTGTACCAGTTTTATTAACTTGGTTAGTTTACTGGCTTTTAGGAAGAAAGAAAATGACATCAACAAAGATAATTTTAATAGTCATAGTGTTTGCTATTGTCGCTTATAACCTTCAGATATTGGGATAA